In one window of Gudongella oleilytica DNA:
- a CDS encoding acyl-CoA mutase large subunit family protein: MYDDKKLDQVKSSFKDWEDNKVQKLLSKFPERKKTFSTGSDTEVDRLYTPAHIEDLDYERDLGYPGEYPFTRGVQPTMYRGRFWTMRQYAGFATAEESNKRYKYLLEQGQTGLSVAFDLPTQIGYDSDHSLSEGEVGKVGVAIDSLRDMEILFDGIPLDKVSTSMTINAPASVLLAMYIAVAEKQGVSPDKLRGTIQNDILKEYIARGTYIFPPEQSMRLITNIFEYCSKSVPQWNTISISGYHIREAGSTAAQEVAFTLADGIAYVEAAIKAGLDVDDFAPRLSFFFNAHNDLLEEVAKYRAARRLWAKIMKERFKAKSDKSMQLKFHTQTAGSTLTAQQPDNNIIRVTIQTLAAVLGGTQSLHTNSRDEALALPTEDSVMIALRTQQIVAYESGVTETIDPLAGSYYIESLTSAIEKEAEDYITKIDNLGGATKAIENGYIQKEIQNSAYKYQMQVEDLERIVVGVNKFKVEETGKRELLKVDPHVEILQRKKIEKLKKDRDGSLVENTLMVLKEKAKTDENLMPYILDSVKAYATLGEICGVLREVFGEYEQSVIL, encoded by the coding sequence ATGTACGATGACAAGAAACTTGATCAAGTAAAGTCTTCCTTTAAAGATTGGGAAGATAACAAGGTCCAAAAGCTTCTTTCCAAGTTTCCGGAGAGGAAGAAAACATTTTCCACTGGATCTGACACCGAGGTCGACAGATTATACACACCTGCCCATATAGAGGATCTGGATTACGAGAGAGATCTCGGTTATCCGGGTGAATACCCATTCACAAGGGGAGTTCAGCCAACGATGTACAGGGGCAGATTCTGGACCATGAGACAGTATGCAGGCTTTGCTACAGCCGAAGAATCCAACAAAAGATACAAATATCTTCTGGAGCAGGGACAAACAGGTCTTAGCGTAGCCTTTGACCTTCCAACTCAAATAGGCTATGACTCAGACCACAGCCTTTCAGAGGGAGAAGTAGGAAAAGTCGGTGTTGCCATAGACTCGTTGAGGGATATGGAAATACTGTTTGACGGCATCCCACTTGACAAGGTCAGTACATCCATGACTATAAATGCACCCGCCAGCGTTTTGTTGGCAATGTATATCGCAGTTGCTGAAAAGCAGGGAGTATCACCAGACAAGCTGAGAGGAACCATACAAAATGACATCCTCAAGGAGTACATTGCCAGGGGAACATATATATTCCCGCCTGAGCAGTCTATGAGACTTATCACCAATATATTCGAATATTGCTCAAAAAGCGTTCCACAGTGGAACACCATAAGCATAAGCGGCTATCATATAAGAGAAGCAGGCTCAACAGCAGCTCAGGAGGTAGCATTCACACTCGCGGACGGTATCGCATACGTAGAGGCGGCAATAAAGGCAGGTCTTGATGTTGACGACTTCGCACCAAGATTGTCCTTCTTCTTCAATGCCCACAACGACCTTCTTGAGGAGGTTGCCAAGTACAGAGCGGCAAGAAGACTATGGGCAAAGATAATGAAGGAAAGATTCAAAGCCAAGAGCGACAAGTCAATGCAGTTAAAGTTCCACACCCAGACAGCCGGCTCGACTCTTACAGCTCAGCAGCCTGACAACAATATAATAAGAGTTACCATCCAGACACTTGCTGCAGTTCTTGGGGGAACACAGTCCCTGCATACCAATTCAAGGGATGAGGCGCTGGCACTTCCTACGGAGGATTCTGTAATGATAGCCCTGAGGACCCAACAGATAGTTGCATACGAATCAGGAGTCACAGAAACAATAGATCCTCTTGCCGGCTCATACTACATCGAGAGCCTGACAAGTGCCATAGAAAAGGAAGCAGAGGACTACATTACAAAAATAGATAACCTTGGAGGAGCCACAAAGGCTATAGAGAACGGCTATATCCAGAAGGAGATCCAGAATTCAGCATATAAATACCAGATGCAGGTGGAGGATCTCGAAAGAATAGTAGTCGGGGTAAACAAGTTCAAGGTCGAGGAGACTGGGAAGAGAGAGCTTCTTAAGGTAGATCCACACGTTGAGATCCTTCAAAGAAAGAAGATCGAAAAGCTTAAGAAGGACAGAGATGGATCTTTGGTGGAGAACACCCTTATGGTGCTAAAGGAAAAGGCAAAGACAGATGAAAATCTTATGCCCTACATTCTGGATTCAGTAAAGGCATATGCTACTCTTGGCGAGATTTGCGGCGTTTTAAGAGAAGTTTTCGGAGAGTACGAGCAATCGGTAATACTATAG